ACCTGGATTTAAAATGGCGGGCGTGGCAAGGCCGTTGATGTTTTTTTCTTTGACTACGGTTAAGGGCGTATCTAACTCGCTGTTGTGTAAATACCAGCGCGGCGTATTCCAACCTTCGTGCAGGGTTTGAGGCAGCTCGTTTAAGGAGCTTACTTTAACGCCTGGGTTCTGGCATCCTATCACGAACAAGATCAACAAAACGATTACAATGATGCGCCGCATATTCATTAAAAATCCCATCCAAAAAAGAATTGTGTAATGGTTGTTTTACCAATCGATTTAAAATCGGTTTTGCGTCCCATATCCAGACGCAAAACCAGCATGTTGCCTAAGTTAAATCGGATTCCAAAGCCAAAACTTCCTAAAAAGCCAGGCCATTTGTCGTTCCAGGCATTGCCGGCATCCAGGAACAGCGCTCCGCGAATACCTGAAAAGCGCATGGACGCCACCGGAAACCGAATGCCGATTTGATCAATTAAAGGAAAGCGGAGTTCCTGCGAGATGAGCAATACTCTTCTGCCGTGCAACGACCAGCGGCGGTAGAGCCTTAGATCCCAGCTTCCGCCAAAATAGTATTGCAGAGTTTCGCGACCTTCGTTAAACAGCGAAAGAAAGCGCACGGCATAAGCGCTGCGCAGACCCAGACGAAAGTATTTGCGCAAATCGATTAAACCGGTTAAATAGTTCACGTTGGAATAGCGCAGATCATAGGTGTTGCCAAAGGTGATATTGATGCGCTGTCCGTCAATGGGCCCGCTTGAAGCCCAGATGGAGTTATCATGCACAAAGGAGATGTAATTGCTGGAAAGATAGGCCTGACGTCGTTTATTAAAAAACCAGTCTTTGTCGGAATAGGCCAGATTTTGCGTGAAGGAGACGCGCGAAAACTGCGAAAATGGGTAGCTAAAGGTGGCCATGGCGCCCAGTCGTTCTTCATAAAAATAGGCGTCCGCCGGATAAAAGTAGTAGCCGGCAAAGCGGTACAAACTAACGCCCCAATTAATGCGGTGTTCCAGCGAAATTTTAGTAACGGCCACGTTAAAACTTTTCCAGAAATCGCTGGCAACGCGGGCGTTGTTGTAGATCAAAAGGTAATACTGGTCATTGCCTAACACGTCGGTAAAGGCCAGTTGCGCGCCGCCGGTGGTGCCCCAGATGGGATCCTGCGAAACCTGGGTCTGGGCAAAATCCAGCTCGTATTTACGCACGTACGGTTTGCGTTCCATGATTTCGCTTGATTTAATGGCCGGGAAATCCCACGCTCTGGTGTCTTCTACCAGAATCGGTTGCACAATGCGTTCGGCTTTTTGCAGCCGTTTTAAAAAGTCCGGCTCAAAGCGGATCTGGAAATAGCCTTTTTCAAAGGCGCCGTAAATTAAACTATTGTCCGGCGTCCAGCATGGATCAAAAGTGGCGCCCAGGTAGGAAGTCATTTTAAAAAACTGAGCCGGTTGATTGGAGAAGGCCGATTCGATGGGGTTCTTTAACACATAAATATTGTACGAGCCTTTGCGATCGGAAGTAAAGGCCAGGAACCGTCCGTCGGCGGAAAAAGCCGGGCCGCGGTCTTCCTGCGCGCCGAAGGTGAGGTAGCGAAGTTCGCCGTTTTCGATGTTCAATAAAAAAATATTGGCAGCGCCCTGTTGACCGTAGGGCGTGCGATCGGACGAAAAGGCAATGAACCGGCCGTCCGGCGACCAGCTCGGATCTTCGTCGTTGTAAAAATCGTCGGTAAGCTGCCAGAGTTTTTGTCCCTCTGGTTCAAATAAATACAGATCCTTCTGGCCGGAAAAGCTCAAACCGCTGAAAACAATTTTTTTCCCGTCCGGCGACCAGGTGGGGGAGTATATGCCTACCAGCTTTGGGAAAGAATGGCGACTGATGACTTTGCGCTGCGCAATGGAATAGAGGTATAAAACGTCGTTTTCTCCGCTTTTAGAACTGAAGGCCAGAATGCCGTTTTTATTGACGCTGATGCGCGAATCGAAGATGTGAAACGCTTCAAAATCCGAAGAGGCCTCGCCCTTGATGAGTAGTTGCACATCTTTTTCCTTATCTCTGAATTTAAGAGGCTTTAAGGGACGCATGTAAATGCTTGAATAACCGGTGCGGTTTCCCACAAAGGCGATGTACGGTTGACCTTCCAGTTCGAAATAGGTCGGCTTAAAGTTGTAGCCCTGGCGCACCAGAGTCTGGCTGACCTGTTCCGATAGATCGTTGTCTTTTAAAAGGGGGTAGTAGCGTTTTTTTAAATGGTAAAGGTAATGGTGGTCGAATTCGCGGTAGTCCATCCCTAAAACTTCTTTGAAACATTGTTCAAAATAGGAGTGCTTCCAGACGCATTCCAGGAGCCTTAACAGTTTGTCTTCTCCGTAGTTACGTGCAATGTAACCAAGTACATCCTGCCCCACTTTATACATGGTAAAGGTGCCGTTAATGCGGTACATTTCGCTCAGGCCAACCACGTAATTGTTGATCACCGCATCGCGCAGCACCATCTCGGCCTGTGCGTCCCAGGTGGTGGACCAGAATTCGGCCAGCCCTTCGATAAACCAGAGCGGCGGATAGGCGCCGTCCAGCTTGTCGTAGCGCTGCAGCACATTGACAATTTTCATGTGCATAAACACGTGCACCAGCTCATGGCGAATGACGTGTCTGAATTCGTTTAAATCGCCGTTACCGGGGATGACCACCCGCCCTTTGATAAATTCAAAAAATCCGCCCACGTTTTCCGGAATGAACCCCGGCGTAACATTGGTTTGCTGAAAATGTAAGTGTGTACTGTAAAAGATCAATGGAATGCGGTAGGTTACCGAGTAATTGAACTTTTGTTCGAGAAACCGATAACTCTCTTCGGCAAAATACGCACCTTTTTCAGCCATTTTCTGCATTTCCGGATAGTAGAAGATATCAAAATGCTCTGTTTTCATGACCTGCCAGTTAAAATGCGTGTACTGCACTTTATTGCGCCCGAAATAGTAGCCCTGCGCTTGCAGAGTTGCAGCTTGAATCAGAAAAAGAATGAGAACTGCTTTTTTAATCCAATCTGGCATAGGCAATTACCGGCTTTTGTGTAAGTTCATCTGTCAAACTAATCATAAATGCCAAAGGTTTCAATAGGCGTTTGCAATTGGGCGTGAAAAGAGAGGGTGGATTCTTCGGAGAGCAGCGGGGGGGGCGCTCTGACAGAGCGCCCCCGGTTTACAGCGGAGACAACGGCCCGGGGCAGCGCCCCGGGCCAACCCATTCACACAACCTCGGTATCACTTTCGGTTTTACACCACTCGTGAAGGTACTTTTTATCAAAAAAAGGTTAACCGTCTCTAATCCCGTCCTTACGTTCTTTGCGGTAAATTTTAAGCTGCAGACGCGCCGCCTTTGAGAAATGTTTGCCCCTTAAAAAACCGTTCTTTCTGAGCCGTGAAATGGCTCAGAAAGAACGGTTTTCTTTGTGATAAAAATAATTAGAAGCGACGGGCGAAAAAGCGTTCATTTTATTTTGGTTTCATTGAATAAAACTGTTAAATTTGCT
This sequence is a window from Caldithrix abyssi DSM 13497. Protein-coding genes within it:
- a CDS encoding PD40 domain-containing protein, coding for MPDWIKKAVLILFLIQAATLQAQGYYFGRNKVQYTHFNWQVMKTEHFDIFYYPEMQKMAEKGAYFAEESYRFLEQKFNYSVTYRIPLIFYSTHLHFQQTNVTPGFIPENVGGFFEFIKGRVVIPGNGDLNEFRHVIRHELVHVFMHMKIVNVLQRYDKLDGAYPPLWFIEGLAEFWSTTWDAQAEMVLRDAVINNYVVGLSEMYRINGTFTMYKVGQDVLGYIARNYGEDKLLRLLECVWKHSYFEQCFKEVLGMDYREFDHHYLYHLKKRYYPLLKDNDLSEQVSQTLVRQGYNFKPTYFELEGQPYIAFVGNRTGYSSIYMRPLKPLKFRDKEKDVQLLIKGEASSDFEAFHIFDSRISVNKNGILAFSSKSGENDVLYLYSIAQRKVISRHSFPKLVGIYSPTWSPDGKKIVFSGLSFSGQKDLYLFEPEGQKLWQLTDDFYNDEDPSWSPDGRFIAFSSDRTPYGQQGAANIFLLNIENGELRYLTFGAQEDRGPAFSADGRFLAFTSDRKGSYNIYVLKNPIESAFSNQPAQFFKMTSYLGATFDPCWTPDNSLIYGAFEKGYFQIRFEPDFLKRLQKAERIVQPILVEDTRAWDFPAIKSSEIMERKPYVRKYELDFAQTQVSQDPIWGTTGGAQLAFTDVLGNDQYYLLIYNNARVASDFWKSFNVAVTKISLEHRINWGVSLYRFAGYYFYPADAYFYEERLGAMATFSYPFSQFSRVSFTQNLAYSDKDWFFNKRRQAYLSSNYISFVHDNSIWASSGPIDGQRINITFGNTYDLRYSNVNYLTGLIDLRKYFRLGLRSAYAVRFLSLFNEGRETLQYYFGGSWDLRLYRRWSLHGRRVLLISQELRFPLIDQIGIRFPVASMRFSGIRGALFLDAGNAWNDKWPGFLGSFGFGIRFNLGNMLVLRLDMGRKTDFKSIGKTTITQFFFGWDF